TAAATCCAAACAAGCCCTTACTTACAATTAGTACTTagcattctaaaaaaaatgctCATTCTAAACTATTCACCTATTATTTAAGCAAACAAAGAGGGTTccaaaaatgttaaaaagtgaAACCTCTTGGGTTGGCAATCTGAACTCATCAGACTCTTGGTTGATATTGAGCTGCATTTCGGCTTCCGCGTCCTCTTCCTCTCTCGCCTTCTCTTCATCAATAGCTTTCGACTTCTCCTCGATATCATAATCATCCGAATCAGAACCAGAACCCGAGTCCGAACCCGGGGCTTTCCCtgcaaataaaaacaatatgcAAACATCAGAAGAAAGTAACAACAGCAATCTCGAATGCTACGCGCGCGCGCATGCGAGCGAGCACCTTCGTCATCATCGCTTCCTTGGAGGAAATCGTCGGCTAATGGGTCGTCCCCTTCAGAAGAGAGCTCCGACGCGGAATCGGAGTTGTCATCGCCGAGTTCGAGTTGCTGCAGTTGCTGCTGCTGCGACGGCATGTCTTCTTCGGATTCGGAGCTGGAATCGTGCTTGGGTTGGGTCTTCTTAGGGTTCTTCGGGGACTTGCTTGCCTTCGAAGGTTTCTTCCTCGCGGGAGCCATTGGAAAGTAGTGAACAAGCAGTAAATCGGTACTGCGGTTTGCGCGCtgagtttcttcttcttctacttcgcaaaaaaaataaaattcggctagggtttagggtttaccaGAAAAAACGCCACGACGTCGTTTTATGCTTCGCTTACTATATTTTGTATTTCGGATCGAAATCACCGAGGGTTGGGCCCTTGGGCCTTGCTtctttacaaaattatcaataaatccATAATTGCTAATTTCGTTTCattttatattctctttttacacttaaaaaaattttgttaattttaaaactagtttttattgaaattcataggttcaaattctttttgttatcattctatttccaaattttaataaatatataaacattgaTTCAAAAATTgactttattactttttaagtaataatatatatatatatatatatatatatatatatatatatattatcaaaattaacaTCTAacgttattaattaaaaaataatgaaataactattattagatataaaaaatatttaaaaattttggaGGTATCAATGGTAATATGAACCAATTTTGAAGATGCTAaagatttattgaatttttttctataattaattgattgagGAGATTTCGTAATCACGTTGAATAGATGTAACTTTCACATTGTTTCACTTtgaaaaaagtaattttctcttcaaaattaattttgagttttaagtaACTTGTAATAGGTTATTAGGttaaagatgaaaatattttgGTAGCAGCTATTACGTTAGGTAAAAATATTCACGTTAAGCTTTTACTTTTAGCCTATTGATCAATTTGAAGATAAATCACTGTCACAGTATCACTTTAGTCAATTCTGACTAGAATGGTTATTTTAAGGTGACTTTATTAATATGCAtagaaaaatcaatataataatttgatatattttaatacatcttATAAACGAATTtggtatatatattataaattcatggtatcactataaaaaaaatataaataaaaatttaatttatattttattaagttaaatttaattaaaattaaaattaatttttattttattagattaaatttaattaaaataaaatttatatttatatttatattatattatattatacttctaAGTATCtattattactaaaatatataaataaaaacttaattcatattttattaaattaaatttatctaatattaaaattaatttatattttatcaagttaaatttaatcaaaattaaatttatatttaatttatattaaattatattacatacttttttcataatattacattatataaattttttgtaattttattttaaaaattaataaaatatatttttttaaatatttgtgaatgtcatgttttaaaatattcataaatattttttaaatgaatatttacaCAAGTAATGAATGGATTGGGTTAGATAGTAGATAGACACCATTGTATCAGGCTTATGTCATCTCTAATACTATGaacatgattttttataaataataattatttgtcatttatttatgacatacaaaaacaaaaatactttatatCATGTGTATATTTATCAAGTAAGGTGCTACATAATTTGAGTTGAACAGTGGATAGATCAACTTCAACTTGATTGGAAATGGAGATCAGTTTTCAACTCAAGGACCTATCATTTGGTTCAAGACTATTGAATTGAGTCTGAAATTATGTTTAAGTTCATTTAGTTGAAAAGAAGGGAATTGATGAAAATGTATTATCTCAATCACTTTGGTTCctaaattaatatgatttacttaacaatattatcattatattcTTAACAATCTTACTCAAGTCACAATATAGGTATTGTACAAGATGCTTGGATAGTTTATAAGGTAATAACAAACATTagaattgaattttcattattcaaagtAAACAAACAAATCTTTATTCTTCAATGCATGATGATAAGAATAAGAGTTTGAGTAGTATCACACAATGGACAAAACAAGTATGAATAATCCCCTCAAGGATTCAAACCAAAAATTAATGCATTCCTATGCAAAACATTgcaataaaaaacatgaaaaaaatgttaattgaCAATTAGAAATGGCGTTCCCAGCGACTTGTAATGTCCCTTAACCTGTAACTATTCTCCAAGGTATTCATTTTCTCTACTACCAATCTCAAGAAAAGCTTGGGGCAGCCAGTTTCAAATGTGTTTCTGAAACACCTTCACTTAACTGCAAATGTTATTCAGGCTGTTCCTTTTCCCTGATAATGGTATCAAGATTAATTTTTAGTTCACTCAAATCCAAGCTATTGGAAGCTGCAGTTGTCAGCTTCATTTCATACTCAGCCACTTCTCTTTTAACTCTATCAGTTGCCAGAATTTTCTCAGATATTTGTTCAAAACCTTTGTGGATGCTAACCAGGAGCCTATAAACCTGCAGCCCTGTTGGATCCTTCTTTGCTTCCCTGAAAGGATAAAAAATGGAACAAAAATTGCACATTACTTACCTTTgatttaaaagcaaaataacTAGTagtatattttctcttcatctcACTCTTCTGATTGCCAAgtatatttcaatttcatttcttttctcttgCCTATGCATAATGATTAGTAGTATTTGAATAGGTATGTAACTTCCATACCTAAAAACAATTTCATCCGCAACAGCATATGTTCGATGCAAGCGTTCTCGGATAGAATTACTCTCCAGTTGAATCTCCCGAGTATCTTTCAAGATACGCTCAATATCGGCGTCTTGTTTCCGGGTATTTTTTGTAATCTCCTTTATCCTGTCAGTATAGGATTTCCTGGATGCTGCTTTCTGCTGCTTCTCAAGATCTGCAGAAAGTTTCAAATTTTCCTCCTCCCTGGAGAGTGATGGAAAGGATAGAACATCCAAATCAGAAGGTAATTGCATTTTCTTAGGACTTAATGCATAAGGAACTAAAAGAAACATAACTCATAAGAAATTTCCATATTTATTAGTAATTGGAAAAGAAGATATGAAAGTAAGATATCATCATTTAAGGAATGCTTAAAGGGAATCAGGAAGGAAGGTATAAGGACAAACAGTATATCATTAAGCACTAATTactaaacaaaactaaaaaaacatggCTCATTAGAAGTTTCCAGCAAAGATTTCACCAGAAATAAGAAATGTAGTAAGCAGAGTCTCATCtcagtccattttcaaatttgcaTTTTCACTCTGCCTTTGCTTACTTTTCTTTAGAAATTTATTTGAAGTGGAAAAATCAAAGCACAATAAACTTCGTATGTACCTCTTCATAATTTCAGATGAAATGAACTCCTCTTCCTGCTGCACTTCTCTTATCTTTTGAAGCACTTCTAGTGCATCTGGATTGTTTGAATAGAGAGACTCCTCAAGACTTCTCTTTCTCTCCTCCAGAGGTTTTCTTGCAGTGTTCCTGAGACACATTGAaaacaaagaatttaaaaatcattCCACTTACTTCACTCTcttaagaaactaaaaataattattctgtGCTAAAGAATTATCAGTTTTTCCTTACCAAAGTGATAACCCCCCCTTTTTCATTTGAGAGGTCAAATTGAGCATTGAACTATTCTATGTTGTTCCTATGCTGACCCGGAACTACAACCGCATAAGAGATGCCATACTGAAATAAGTAATTCTAGAAAAATTGCATGAACAGTTTGACTAACCACTCAGACTCCAAAGTCAAAAGGTAATCCCTTTTAGCTTGTACTTGTTCATTCAACTGGTCAACATAGAAGTCAACAGAGTGTTGGTTATTAAATACCATTTCAGCTGCTTCCTTCATCAGTTCCAATTCTCGTTTAAGATGCTCTAGTACTGAAGTCTTTGCAGTTACTTCATCAAAGAGTTCTTTCTCctgaatttgaaatttatcaGTTTCAATTCAAATCCAATCTAGTTCAGCATCAAGcctaaagaaaacaaacacataagCCATATACTTCAATTTTGTAAGACCTTTAATACACTTTAAATTCAATAATGCCTCTTTGTTATACACACCTTTATAGTTGgacataaaagataaagaaagaaataagaaaaagcagaaaaaatcatattttctcAACTAGACTATGAGATATTTTTAGGAAACATACTTTTTGCTTCAAAACTGACAAATTTCCACCTCCTAGACGAGCAGGATTCTCTTTATTTCCTATCGAACCTCCTCCAGCATCAACTTGTCCTTCAGACAGTTCCTTCGCATTTAATACACAGTTGAATTCATCCTTGATAAAACCTTCCATCCTAGAGCTGGATTCATCTTTGTTGGCCTGATTGATAAAAATATCACCCTTGGTACTCTCTGTTCCATGTGTCTTGGTGTCCATCATAAGAGCATTTAATGTGCTTTCAACTACAAAATAATCACCAATTGTATCTTATTGTCTTCCTTTTCAGTCGGGTCCTACAAAGAGCTTAGTTAGTTAGCTTCTCTTAATCTGTGTTTAGGTCTCCTACATAAATGGTTGGCTTGGCAACCATTTAACTTTTACACAACTACGAAAAGCAAGCCAAGACACCCACACTAACATCAACCATCATAGATACAATACAAACATTTTGCAATGAAAAAGATCATAATTCTACAGTaccaaaaagagaaaatacaaaGACACAAACACAGCTACAAATATGGCAATGGTACATGAAAtcataaaaactgaaaatataaCGCTACAGAGTCCACACAACCAAAACAAGAGCATGCGGTGGTTGGGGACTGTTCCACAAAACAGCACTCTTCAAACATCAATCGTATTAGCACACGGTTTTAAGAATTATCATACCAAGAAGGCTCACTTTTTCACACTATACATAATCAGGTTAAGCTGGATAGCACACAAAATATGCTTCAGCAGCTTACCATGCCTAGTTTAGTTCACAATTCACAGACAGAACTGACATACCATTGCGACCCCATATTCCTTAATTGTATCAGGAATGAAAATCGACCAAAAGGCACATGTATGTCAATCGTcaagaattataattaactgACAAACATCAACTTATAAGATATACTAATATGATGACtcttataaagaaataaattaagtcATCAAAAGATAACagtgaaaataaataacattaacaaGCCCAAAGTTTGATTTCAATCTACAGCCAGAATACCAGACTAAATTGTTCAGCAAActggaattaaaaaaatgaaaacaaagaatgaaaaacGACACGAAGATTTGATCACTGTTGAATGATCTGCTATTCCCACTCACTATTCCATTAAGCTGCAATGATTATACAGAGACAGAACACCGCACACCAGAATACTATTTACAAATggaaaatctaactaaaaagtAATCATTTCTATTGGTTCCTATACATCTAAACACTGACCCAGAAGGGAAAATTGCAAAATTTGAGCATTGTGTCAGTACCTGGGTGGAGCTGATATCTTGAGCGTGACCCAAGTTTTCAATCACGAAGGTAATTTCAGTGACAAAACTCCGGAGGATGTAAAAGTTTGAAGCTCTGAATTTGTAAAAATGGTGTCTAAGTGTCTCCTTAGAGAGACTTCGCTCTGTTTATCAGATACCAAACGTCGTCGTATTCTCGTGCCATATCTGATAGCccaaatgttttattttaatttaaaagatgaaTTTTAGTATTCACactatacaaattaaattatcagTTTATATAACTCATATGACAAGTgaataatttgaaatacaagttatatttaaaatttatggtgaataaaatgcattataatacaatatttatttttaactattaatcaaattttaaaatattgatatttaatttagaaagcAATTATATATgctaaatattataaaaactcaTCACGTAGAATTATGACATcgattcttttccttttgtaaaatagacaattttttattttatttatcaaaatttattattctattaaattATAGTAGTTAAAATGTGGataataagtatatattttgattgatttaatCAATTAGCTAGTTCATTGAATGTTAATTGATTCTTGATCTTATAATTTGACCATTAATTTCatgaattttgtaatatttgtagagactttatatttattattatcatgttTTAACATCAAAAGcattaattatcatattatcAATAATATCAGTAGAGgttgagaaaaatatatgtttaaatatataagagGTTGAGAAATTTTCTTAactatattttcattaaacaacTTTTATAAACGTTTTCGTAAAgaaataattcttaaattatatgatattaacGAATCaagttttctttataatttgttatgtttATATCTTCTCATTATAAGAAATAACAATGCATTTAATAACAAATGAAGATAATATTAAAGACTactcaataaataaaagtttatatgaaatttagataatttttcaTAATGTTGTGTATAAGAACTGTGACAGGTATACACTAATTCGGACAAAAAAAATGACaacttacttttatttttacttgtaataaaaaaatatataataataaatatatttgttatgattatataaatattgttgtttttgttcataaGTGTGAGGAAGAGTTTTTTATAACATGTTTTGACAAGAGTTTATTTGGTTTTAATGGATAGTTATTGTTCAAATcctagttttgaaaaaaaataataataaaatgatgtttttttatctGAGTATTATATTTCTCTAAGGAgaaatatattcataatatcTAAAGATGAATGATATGAATAACGAAGAAATGATATGATATTTAGTGGatcaatataattttgaattttcgttataatttttattatgtatttaattaagAGGTTGAATAGtcatattaaaagataaaacacaaaaatgaatcatttatatttttattatggaaaataatgttaaaatgggTTTCAACTCCTCATGAATCAATCCAAGTTCTAATCacattaggttaaaaaaaaaattcttttaaatgtaGATCAAACTGAACCTAaatcacttaatttttttattaaatgaatttgagtcaaattttattggtttttatcattttttgtataactttctataattgcttaatattttgaattatgcaggttgtcaatttatttttaaatattagaatattgtttaataaagtttaaataatttgaatatttaatttatttctttgctAAGTTAAgtacaattattatatttattaaaatgtttggTGAAATATGTAAATACTTTAGTCAAATCATTTtgattatactaaaataaacatataaaataaatctacaaaataaaaatattatagagtGAGTCAACACATTAATCTACCAAACATGTGGTGAATTGGACAAATCACAAACTTTTTTATTCACCAAAAAGTAAGTTGGGTCGAGCTTActcatttttagtttaatatgcAGTAAGTCAATTCTTACTTTTCTACACCTTTTGTAAGGTAAAGAGATAAATATTATTAGGACGTTGTTTCCTGCACTTTTTCACTTGCTTCCTacacttttctctttcatttttatcctttcttttgctttttttattattattttatcctttaataaaaattaatatttagattaaaattttatgatttcattCACTCACCTTACCTAACTTATTTATTCTCTTTATATCTAAATGATTTCATTTGTCGAAAAATGTGGGATTTGTCACCTTTTCataaaaatagattttgttaataaaatctATAGCAATGTTTTACAGAAAATGGAAGCGAACTTGAAAATTTGAACATAAACGatacatttaataaaatgtcTTGAGAAAACCAAAATGGAACTGCCATAGAGAACGCATTCCAAACATAATATAGCTAGAGTAGCAGGAGTATAATGCATTGTTTTAAACATTACATTTTACATAAAATTGCCACCTCTTCATACAAGCAAGACATAGATTCAGGCCAAGAAAGAAGCTACCTTGAAACCTGAATTTCAAACTCAATCCTACATTATCCATGTATTATCCAACGCAGTATCAAGCAACAACATTCCATGAAGCTACTACAGATAAGTTCCATTGCACAAAACAATGAGACATATAAGAGTCGAGCTATcgaattaaattgtttaaaactaCCTTTTATGTTTCTTTGAAAGAGGGTCCCCAAGAAGCAACTCGGCCGGAGACAGGTTCACAAAACAGCCATCGACAgatatcgacatccgtttcaggCCAACCGGATGTGTGACATCCGTTTCAGGGCCTAGATGTCTTCTTCCTCCGCACACACGACACAGATACCTCAACAGAGCAACAGACCACACAGAGCAACAGATCCAAAAATCAACAATAGACCAGAAATCAACCCAATCATACACATTATATtacatacaatttaaaaaaaagaagaaggaataaACGAAAAGAAACTAACCTCTCGAAACGAACACCACCTGTCGCACCATCGCACACACCGTCGCACCGCCCAACACACCCGCAGCCAAAAACCAAACGAACCAACAACCACCGGGCCGCACCACCGCACCGCCACCCGCCGCTCCGCCGCACTCACGAAAAGCCAAAAGCACCACGAGGAAGAGAGGACTGCGAGGAGGCTAGGAGAGTTGGAAaggttttgaaaatgaaagttaGCGTGGGGTGAGAATCCATGGGAGGTGGGGCTGTTATGGAATCTGTGAAAGTCTGACTGAAGTAAGTAAGGGAGTAAAAAGTTAGGTAAGTTAGAATAACTTAGTAAAtaaggttaaaaaagtaaaaacaaaaaataaaaaaaaggttattttggtatttaaagaaaagttcaaaaaaattgaagaggTGAAGGGTGGAATTGGGGGGTCGAGGGAGTAACGCCCATATCATTAGGGGTAACTTATCGGATAAAACTGCACCTGCTATCTGACTCACTACCTGTTGGAtatccgcataaaaaaattgtggatttttttcaacctaCTCCGTTGGATACGTGTTTTTAacccataaatattttaaaaaaatattttctaaatttttaatggaaatccaaattaaattattaaaataatacaaataatatttaaaatatatatccaaATAAAGTTAATggataaatagataaaaattaaaacataaattcaaattaatacaaattatatatatccaaatataagtaattttaaaaataattgttttaaaaagaaaagaaagggtttaACGTTCAAAGAAGAGAGATGTTAATAAGaactaaaactttaaaataatgaataaaccTGTATCATTTTACTATAATGTAATGCATGGTATCTagaattatttcattttttaaaccaTATGCAATATTGAAGACATTAAATAAGGATTTGTTGCCACTGTTATATCTTCCCAAAGGCATAaagtttgtaatattttattacttgaatTTGCCTATAAAAAACCATGATATGTACTGAAAAATGAATCCGTGtgtggttttatttttataactttaatagCATATTACATCCTCTTAAAGAAAAACTATCATATCATACACAAATGTACTGAAACGTGAATCGTTGATGAAAGACCAGGGAATATAATTTTACTGATCtagttttgtattttgaattacatACCATTTTGAAAGCACTGGAAGATTGTTTCACATGCAAAAagagttaaaagaaataaaagaataaaacttaatttaaacttaaggataaaaatgtaatttcaatatttttagtgGATAACGGATATCTGCAGGTTGCATAGTATAATATTCGTACTCGATTCATTTATAAGcagatattaaaatactcaCTACTTATAACCTGTAAATAGTAAATATCTGTTAGTACTAACTATCTATTacggatttttttgtcattcctAAATATAATTCACAATATATGTTAATACATGCATAACCCTCAAAAGCACCAAGATTGTGTAATGAGTTATGAGATACTCAATTGACATTGTCACTCATGCCTTACTCATTACTCCTTCGACCACTTCCTCCTTAATTATATTCAATGTTGTTGACTAGGGATCTAATTGGATGATAGAAAATCTAAAACTGGAATTTGTATCTATCTTGTTAACAAGATAATTTATCGGCACTTTCacaaataaaaagtagtttCTCACGGTAAAACTAAAGTTGAATACACGAGCATCATTGTAGTATTGtcgtaaattatatatattcattattattctaCGAGAGCTTAATCTTCATTCTACCATCCCAACTATTTATCCAAACAATTTAGGAGTTGTCTTGCTCTATACCAATCTTATTCAACAGTTTCTTACATAAAAGCCAGAAGCCAAGCAACCAAGATTTGATCTTGATACTTATGATTGGTGAATTATGTATCTATCTTTTTGTTCAATAATCCCCCATATATGAAAATTGTAGAGGGACATCACACCTTTCGAGACATTTCATGAATTGAAAACCTTTTATAATGATGAGAAGTTGTTGTTGTCAACGTCAACGATTCTAGTCAtctaatttaagataaattaaaagaataatgaaacttagacaatattttttttataacatttgaacattatttacgtgtcattttgtgattggtcaatggtagtgtttatgattattattattgattgtggagtaattttggaccaa
Above is a genomic segment from Vigna radiata var. radiata cultivar VC1973A chromosome 10, Vradiata_ver6, whole genome shotgun sequence containing:
- the LOC106775342 gene encoding coiled-coil domain-containing protein 22 homolog, producing the protein MMDTKTHGTESTKGDIFINQANKDESSSRMEGFIKDEFNCVLNAKELSEGQVDAGGGSIGNKENPARLGGGNLSVLKQKEKELFDEVTAKTSVLEHLKRELELMKEAAEMVFNNQHSVDFYVDQLNEQVQAKRDYLLTLESEWNTARKPLEERKRSLEESLYSNNPDALEVLQKIREVQQEEEFISSEIMKREEENLKLSADLEKQQKAASRKSYTDRIKEITKNTRKQDADIERILKDTREIQLESNSIRERLHRTYAVADEIVFREAKKDPTGLQVYRLLVSIHKGFEQISEKILATDRVKREVAEYEMKLTTAASNSLDLSELKINLDTIIREKEQPE